One Denticeps clupeoides chromosome 10, fDenClu1.1, whole genome shotgun sequence genomic window carries:
- the LOC114797827 gene encoding peptidase inhibitor 15-like: MHYHPESLFFAALLWAMPCMRADAMPANASEVLHGLEWTGLVTGNSSVPHSRRKRYISRSDMNALLEYHNRVRSQVFPPAANMEYMVWDERLAKTADAWAARCIWDHGPHHIMRHTGQNLSINSGGYRSIIEMVRAWHDERQSFSYPNRCNGAICSHYTQMVWANTNRIGCAVNRCSNMHVFGSIWKQAVLLVCNYSIKGNWVGEPPYKTGKPCSACPSSYGGACTKNQCAKGHSRKHNRWT, encoded by the exons ATGCATTACCACCCAGAAAGCCTCTTTTTTGCTGCCCTCTTGTGGGCAATGCCATGCATGAGGGCCGATGCCATGCCAGCAAACGCTTCTGAGGTCCTTCACGGCCTTGAGTGGACAGGCCTGGTGACCGGCAACTCCAGCGTGCCGCACAGCCGACGCAAGCGTTACATCTCCAGAAGTGACATGAATGCGCTGCTGGAGTACCACAACCGTGTGCGCTCCCAAGTCTTCCCTCCAGCGGCCAACATGGAGTACATG GTGTGGGATGAGAGGCTTGCTAAAACAGCGGACGCTTGGGCTGCTCGCTGCATATGGGACCACGGCCCACATCACATCATGAGGCACACGGGCCAGAACCTGTCCATCAACTCTGGGGG GTATCGCTCCATCATTGAAATGGTACGGGCGTGGCATGACGAGAGGCAGTCATTCTCCTACCCAAACCGCTGCAATGGGGCCATCTGCTCCCACTACACACAG ATGGTTTGGGCCAACACTAACAGGATTGGCTGTGCTGTCAACAGATGCTCCAACATGCATGTATTTGGTAGTATTTGGAAGCAGGCTGTCCTACTGGTGTGCAACTACTCTATAAA AGGGAACTGGGTGGGCGAGCCACCATACAAAACAGGGAAGCCATGCTCCGCCTGTCCTTCCAGCTATGGCGGCGCCTGCACCAAAAACCAGTGCGCCAAAGGTCACTCGCGCAAGCACAACAGGTGGACTTAA